One window from the genome of Pseudoalteromonas sp. '520P1 No. 423' encodes:
- a CDS encoding divergent polysaccharide deacetylase family protein, with amino-acid sequence MLLTQCSMAKANQVAIIIDDIGYHKNDLEAVKLPGSISYSILPYTPFAKAFSEQARERNKELLLHIPMQALSGKALGPGALTEEMTKSQIQNTLKKALNEYPCVKGVNNHMGSFLTQQIQPMAWTMEVLQERGLYFLDSKTTTKSQAQNMANLFNVDNVGRHVFLDNIPTEKQMKFRMRQLIRIANKRDYAIAIAHPYPETLAFLQTELPKLKAQGIKLVPLSQLVENKYVKLASAKKSEL; translated from the coding sequence ATGCTGCTAACGCAATGCAGTATGGCTAAGGCAAACCAAGTCGCAATCATTATTGACGATATTGGTTATCACAAAAACGACTTGGAAGCGGTCAAGCTTCCAGGGAGTATATCTTATTCCATTTTACCTTATACTCCTTTTGCAAAAGCATTTTCCGAACAAGCAAGAGAGAGAAATAAAGAGCTTCTATTACATATTCCAATGCAAGCTTTAAGCGGTAAAGCATTAGGTCCTGGTGCGCTTACTGAAGAAATGACAAAGTCTCAAATTCAAAATACTTTAAAGAAAGCTTTAAATGAGTATCCATGTGTAAAAGGCGTAAATAATCATATGGGCTCTTTTTTAACGCAACAAATACAACCTATGGCATGGACCATGGAAGTACTGCAAGAAAGGGGGTTATATTTTTTAGATAGTAAAACGACAACAAAAAGCCAAGCTCAGAACATGGCTAATCTCTTTAATGTAGATAATGTTGGCAGGCATGTGTTTTTAGATAATATACCTACAGAAAAACAAATGAAATTTCGAATGAGGCAGTTGATCCGCATTGCCAATAAGCGAGATTATGCCATTGCGATTGCCCACCCTTACCCAGAGACACTTGCATTTTTACAAACAGAGCTACCTAAACTTAAAGCCCAAGGCATTAAACTTGTGCCTTTATCTCAACTTGTTGAAAATAAATATGTGAAACTGGCATCGGCTAAAAAATCTGAACTATAG
- the rpoH gene encoding RNA polymerase sigma factor RpoH, with translation MSDNLHTLALTVPQSAGSHEAYLQTVGTIPMLTAEEEKSLAVKLQQEGDLSAAKQLIVSHLRFVAHIAKSYSGYGLAQADLMQEGNIGLMKAVKRFDPTVGVRLVSFAVHWIKAEIHEFVLKNWRIVKVATTKAQRKLFFNLRKNKKRLGWFNQDEVSTVADALGVSEKEVREMESRMSSQDMAFDMGSDDTDDSSEATSYSPVQYLTDNSLDLADGVEQDQYKKQSQNRLFAAINTLDERAKDIVSSRWLMDQKATLQELAQKYDVSAERIRQLEKTAMKKLQATMVA, from the coding sequence ATGAGCGATAATTTACATACATTAGCATTAACTGTTCCTCAAAGTGCAGGTAGCCATGAAGCTTACCTACAAACTGTGGGTACTATCCCTATGCTAACTGCTGAAGAAGAAAAATCATTGGCTGTTAAATTACAACAAGAAGGCGATTTGTCTGCTGCTAAGCAACTAATTGTTTCTCACTTAAGATTTGTAGCTCATATTGCTAAAAGTTATTCAGGCTATGGTTTAGCACAAGCTGATTTGATGCAAGAAGGTAATATTGGATTGATGAAAGCGGTTAAACGATTTGACCCAACTGTAGGTGTGCGTTTAGTCTCATTTGCAGTTCATTGGATAAAAGCTGAAATCCATGAATTTGTATTAAAAAATTGGCGCATTGTTAAAGTTGCGACCACTAAAGCGCAACGTAAATTGTTTTTTAATCTAAGAAAAAACAAAAAGCGTCTTGGTTGGTTTAATCAAGATGAAGTAAGCACTGTAGCAGATGCTCTGGGTGTGAGTGAAAAAGAAGTACGTGAGATGGAATCTCGTATGAGTAGCCAAGATATGGCATTTGATATGGGCTCTGATGATACTGATGATTCATCTGAAGCAACATCTTACTCTCCAGTTCAGTACTTAACAGATAATAGCTTAGATTTAGCTGATGGTGTAGAACAAGACCAGTATAAAAAACAATCTCAAAACCGTTTGTTTGCTGCTATTAATACACTTGATGAACGTGCAAAAGATATTGTAAGTTCTCGTTGGTTAATGGACCAAAAAGCTACATTACAAGAATTAGCGCAAAAATATGACGTTTCAGCTGAACGTATTCGCCAGCTAGAAAAAACAGCAATGAAAAAACTACAAGCAACTATGGTTGCTTAA
- a CDS encoding murein hydrolase activator EnvC → MRTIKQLLALTVCLISVSLTSVSATEKQTEQDLNQIQKTLKSSVDKLKTQKQKINKIESTLKESELAIAKNSKSLNELDFSIELNRSEQNQLQKQIKKLTQNKKQQQKALSSQLKSAYMTGSHDYSKLLLNQENIATFERTLTYYSYLNKARLTQLDKLKITLIQLEEKQNELAQTQAKLLTLLAEQKQNRKSLLIAKSKRKGNLALLKKQFTNTTSSVEYLKKNEQILIETLKNLQEDIKQQLTFEGLKSTKGKLKWPSRGRLKHKFGQRKYGKLKWKGVLINAKEGASVTTIHNGKVVFADWLKGFGWVIVIDHGKGFMSLYGHNQALLKSVGEEVSQGELIALVGQSGGQENPGLYFEIRHKGQAINPTKWCKRI, encoded by the coding sequence ATGCGAACTATTAAACAGTTACTTGCTTTAACTGTTTGTTTAATTTCGGTTTCACTAACATCTGTTAGTGCAACCGAAAAACAAACTGAGCAAGACTTAAATCAAATACAAAAAACGCTAAAATCTAGTGTCGATAAACTTAAAACGCAAAAACAAAAAATAAATAAGATTGAAAGCACATTAAAAGAATCAGAATTAGCGATAGCCAAAAACTCAAAGTCACTTAATGAACTTGATTTTTCTATCGAGCTTAATAGAAGTGAACAGAACCAATTACAAAAACAAATAAAAAAGCTCACTCAAAATAAAAAACAGCAACAAAAAGCGCTATCAAGCCAATTAAAAAGTGCTTATATGACAGGCAGTCATGACTATAGTAAACTTTTATTAAATCAAGAAAATATAGCAACATTTGAAAGAACTCTCACCTATTACAGTTATCTTAATAAAGCACGATTAACCCAGCTTGATAAGTTAAAGATTACACTTATTCAATTAGAAGAAAAACAAAATGAATTAGCACAGACCCAAGCCAAATTGCTGACATTATTAGCCGAACAAAAACAAAACAGGAAATCGCTATTAATTGCAAAAAGCAAAAGAAAAGGAAATTTAGCTTTATTAAAAAAACAATTCACAAATACAACTAGCTCAGTTGAATATTTGAAAAAAAATGAACAAATTTTAATTGAAACCCTAAAAAACTTACAAGAAGATATAAAACAACAGCTTACGTTTGAAGGACTAAAAAGTACTAAAGGCAAGTTAAAATGGCCAAGTAGAGGTCGATTAAAACATAAATTTGGCCAAAGAAAGTATGGGAAATTAAAATGGAAAGGAGTGCTTATTAACGCCAAAGAAGGTGCGTCAGTTACAACCATTCATAATGGTAAGGTTGTTTTTGCTGACTGGCTCAAAGGTTTTGGTTGGGTAATCGTGATAGATCATGGCAAAGGGTTTATGAGTTTATATGGCCATAATCAGGCATTATTAAAAAGTGTTGGAGAGGAAGTTTCTCAAGGTGAATTGATCGCTTTAGTCGGTCAAAGCGGTGGACAAGAGAATCCTGGTCTATACTTCGAAATACGGCATAAGGGACAAGCTATTAATCCTACAAAATGGTGTAAGCGAATTTAA
- the ftsE gene encoding cell division ATP-binding protein FtsE has protein sequence MINFQEVSKTYPGGHTALEKVSFHLKAGELAFLTGHSGAGKSTLLKLISVMERPSAGNVMINGVDLNSISKSQVPFVRRDIGMIFQNHRLLARHNIFDNVALPLVIEGMHRKNITKRVHAALDKVGLLSKVKCYPETLSGGEQQRVGIARAIVNSPPILLADEPTGNLDPELSWEILKLFEDFNRHGTTVLIATHDLGLIARMKYHNLTLNKGKLLLDPLKADIS, from the coding sequence ATGATAAATTTTCAGGAAGTAAGTAAGACATATCCCGGCGGACATACTGCGCTAGAGAAAGTAAGCTTTCATCTTAAAGCAGGTGAGTTAGCTTTTTTAACAGGTCATAGTGGTGCAGGAAAAAGTACATTACTAAAACTGATCAGTGTAATGGAACGACCTTCAGCCGGTAATGTGATGATCAATGGCGTTGATTTAAATTCAATTTCTAAATCACAAGTTCCTTTCGTGCGACGTGATATTGGCATGATCTTTCAAAATCACAGACTATTAGCGAGGCACAATATTTTTGATAATGTTGCACTACCTTTAGTGATAGAAGGTATGCATCGTAAAAATATTACAAAACGCGTACATGCTGCCTTAGATAAAGTTGGCTTACTTAGTAAAGTTAAGTGTTATCCTGAAACTCTATCTGGTGGAGAGCAACAAAGAGTAGGTATTGCCCGTGCAATTGTAAATTCCCCCCCTATTTTATTAGCTGATGAACCTACGGGTAATTTAGATCCTGAGCTATCCTGGGAGATCCTTAAGTTATTTGAAGACTTTAATCGCCATGGCACAACGGTGCTTATTGCGACTCATGATCTAGGGTTAATTGCACGTATGAAATACCACAATTTAACACTCAATAAAGGCAAATTGTTATTAGATCCGCTTAAGGCAGATATATCATGA
- a CDS encoding S41 family peptidase, translated as MHISLKFNQFLSFIIILLAFYFSPVSSEETSSKLTNANMKHILEHIQTFYVDEVNTQKLNSSAVDSVLKQLDPYSEYLDEQELEDLFNITNGQYTGLGIEVEMRDEHIVIIASLNNSPAAQAGLQKGDILLSINGQTVINKQIKQVATLISKTETSAVNLSIARSGFSTPLDFEVERQIIELETVTSKVDIAGYAYLRIVSFNNHTLHDVARHIARLKTENGLPLKGLLIDLRDNPGGILDSAVAISDLFLRGGIIVSTKGRFYDANQVFTASNSDILNGAPMVVLINKGSASAAEILAGALKDNKRATIVGTRSYGKGSVQSLIPLGNGQTALKLTTAKYYTPSGISIDGIGITPDIPITQSSLPQSDKLAIMNLSKGKENQVFTSTFKDVQLAKAQKILEQ; from the coding sequence ATGCATATATCATTAAAATTTAATCAGTTTCTTAGCTTTATCATCATTCTATTAGCATTTTATTTTTCACCTGTCAGTTCAGAGGAAACAAGTTCAAAGCTTACTAATGCTAATATGAAACATATTTTGGAGCATATCCAAACTTTTTATGTTGACGAAGTAAATACACAAAAACTCAATAGTTCAGCTGTTGATTCAGTTTTAAAGCAATTAGACCCCTACTCTGAGTACTTAGACGAACAAGAGCTCGAAGACCTATTTAATATAACCAATGGCCAATACACAGGCCTAGGAATAGAAGTCGAGATGCGTGATGAGCATATCGTAATCATCGCATCTTTAAACAACTCCCCTGCAGCGCAAGCGGGTTTACAAAAGGGCGATATTTTACTGTCTATCAATGGTCAAACGGTGATCAACAAACAAATTAAACAAGTTGCGACTTTGATCAGTAAAACAGAGACCTCCGCTGTAAACTTAAGCATAGCCAGATCTGGATTTTCAACCCCCCTAGACTTTGAAGTTGAACGTCAAATAATAGAATTAGAAACTGTCACAAGTAAGGTGGATATTGCAGGTTATGCCTATTTACGCATCGTGAGTTTTAATAACCATACACTGCATGATGTTGCCAGACATATAGCAAGATTGAAAACTGAAAATGGTTTGCCTCTAAAAGGCCTGTTAATTGATTTAAGAGATAACCCTGGCGGTATTTTAGATAGTGCGGTTGCTATTTCAGATTTATTTTTGCGAGGCGGTATTATAGTATCAACTAAAGGTCGTTTTTATGACGCTAACCAGGTTTTTACAGCAAGTAATTCAGATATATTAAATGGTGCACCTATGGTGGTATTAATTAATAAAGGTTCGGCATCAGCGGCTGAAATCTTAGCCGGCGCCTTAAAGGATAATAAACGTGCGACGATAGTAGGCACTCGATCATATGGCAAAGGTTCAGTGCAATCGCTTATCCCACTAGGCAATGGTCAAACAGCATTAAAACTTACTACAGCTAAATATTATACACCTTCAGGTATTTCAATTGATGGCATAGGCATTACACCTGATATCCCTATTACACAATCAAGCCTTCCTCAATCGGATAAATTAGCTATAATGAACCTAAGTAAAGGTAAAGAAAACCAAGTATTTACTTCAACTTTTAAAGATGTGCAATTAGCTAAAGCACAAAAAATACTAGAGCAATAA
- the ftsX gene encoding permease-like cell division protein FtsX, giving the protein MSLLFKSRVTQATNTDTSLVMTWYFVVLNIMRQGVHSLGEMWRTTTASMMTIAVLGVSLTLPTTLYLVVKNVQQVSSGFENASEISLFVKQGLSEKETNSLVKRLNLYPEISAVTYISNDTALKEFKQVSGFGQALDYLDSNPLPSVISITPTKRHSQPETARKLLTKLEDEREIDFGKLDIEWLERLNALLSLLRESVITIAFLLLTSVILIIGNTIRLSIMDKKEEIQVMKLVGATNQFIQTPFLWTGIWYGVIGGFFAYICIELMMWWLGSAVSEVAGVYQAEFLLQGLSFFEFMNLIILAVLLGLFGSFLSVKRYIKTIEPDKI; this is encoded by the coding sequence ATGAGTTTATTATTTAAAAGCAGAGTAACTCAAGCCACTAATACAGATACTTCTTTAGTTATGACCTGGTACTTTGTTGTATTAAATATTATGCGTCAAGGTGTACATAGTTTAGGAGAAATGTGGCGTACGACAACAGCATCTATGATGACGATCGCTGTATTAGGCGTGAGTTTAACCTTACCAACAACACTTTATCTAGTTGTTAAAAATGTTCAGCAAGTGAGTAGTGGTTTTGAAAATGCCAGTGAAATATCGTTATTTGTAAAACAAGGCTTGTCAGAGAAAGAAACAAATAGCTTAGTTAAACGCTTAAATTTATATCCTGAAATATCTGCTGTAACCTACATTTCAAATGATACTGCTCTAAAAGAGTTCAAACAGGTTTCAGGTTTTGGTCAGGCATTAGACTATTTAGATTCAAATCCTTTGCCAAGTGTTATCTCAATAACGCCAACTAAACGGCACTCTCAACCAGAAACTGCTCGTAAATTACTTACTAAACTTGAAGATGAACGTGAGATAGATTTTGGAAAATTAGACATAGAGTGGCTTGAGCGCCTTAACGCTTTATTGAGTTTATTACGCGAAAGCGTTATCACCATTGCATTTTTATTACTTACTTCGGTGATTTTGATAATCGGTAATACAATCAGATTATCAATTATGGATAAGAAAGAAGAAATTCAGGTAATGAAGCTTGTAGGTGCAACAAATCAATTTATTCAAACGCCATTTTTATGGACTGGTATTTGGTATGGGGTTATTGGCGGTTTCTTTGCTTATATCTGTATTGAGTTAATGATGTGGTGGTTAGGCTCTGCGGTTTCTGAAGTTGCAGGTGTTTATCAAGCAGAGTTTTTATTACAAGGCTTATCTTTTTTTGAATTTATGAATTTAATAATTTTAGCTGTATTATTGGGGCTTTTTGGCTCTTTTCTTTCGGTTAAACGTTATATTAAAACAATAGAGCCAGATAAAATCTAA